A region from the Aliidongia dinghuensis genome encodes:
- a CDS encoding PQQ-binding-like beta-propeller repeat protein yields the protein MPSKKKIAGPEDVEPVTVGTVRYEAPHWGKAMGLGQNGGHVTAVDIATGKPLWTVELYKIEYRPNMEADKQDTFITSLTFDADHSRLVAQNDRGLRFALDLFSRKVTPL from the coding sequence ATGCCTTCGAAGAAAAAGATCGCCGGCCCCGAGGACGTAGAGCCCGTCACGGTCGGCACCGTCCGCTACGAAGCGCCGCACTGGGGCAAGGCCATGGGCCTCGGCCAGAACGGCGGGCACGTGACGGCCGTCGACATCGCGACGGGTAAGCCGCTCTGGACTGTCGAACTCTACAAGATCGAGTACCGGCCCAACATGGAGGCGGACAAGCAGGACACGTTCATCACGTCGCTGACGTTCGACGCCGACCATTCGCGCCTTGTGGCCCAGAACGATCGGGGTCTCCGCTTCGCGCTCGACCTGTTCTCGCGAAAGGTCACGCCGTTGTGA
- a CDS encoding M35 family metallo-endopeptidase, translated as MERFSEAYRKCRKICTDGKFSDEWEKFLEKSVAVGSLLGSHGPNPKRAGGLDKLREKILSTPEGKRGELLIKAATNGKASGSIPERAATLKMLWHLYLTSERGGQNLWVYSPPVAYKQWVYDEIAGERSTYEPKLEKTSEVYTEHERRIMSTALAQALRSANNAVSKLGSANTATLDIVRRWFADENTTDAQVKTAVRKLLSGFKKIAAVCNSNHLVFSDEPIDRSGGGWKDYAFVDPTETLNVVYPQGAFLKAAGSTGRVWICVETIVHELSHRVVHTDDFAYDNSGLGPSKDAVTFSHAIRNADSWGYFCVDLAGMLAKTDRNRVLTRGQLLKAA; from the coding sequence ATGGAGCGCTTCTCGGAGGCCTATAGGAAGTGCCGAAAAATATGCACTGACGGCAAGTTCTCGGACGAGTGGGAGAAGTTTCTCGAGAAGAGCGTCGCGGTTGGCAGCCTGCTCGGCAGCCACGGGCCGAACCCCAAGCGCGCTGGCGGCCTCGATAAGCTCCGCGAGAAGATCCTCTCGACCCCCGAGGGCAAACGGGGCGAATTGCTGATCAAAGCCGCGACCAACGGCAAGGCATCCGGCTCGATCCCGGAGCGTGCCGCGACGCTCAAGATGCTCTGGCATCTCTATCTGACGTCGGAGCGCGGCGGGCAAAACCTGTGGGTCTATTCGCCGCCGGTCGCCTACAAACAATGGGTCTATGACGAGATCGCGGGCGAACGCAGCACCTACGAGCCCAAGCTCGAGAAGACGTCCGAGGTCTACACGGAGCACGAGCGGCGGATCATGAGCACGGCGCTCGCCCAAGCGCTGCGGAGTGCCAACAATGCCGTGAGCAAGCTCGGGTCCGCCAACACCGCGACGCTCGACATCGTGCGGCGTTGGTTCGCCGACGAAAACACGACGGACGCGCAGGTGAAGACCGCCGTCCGCAAGCTGCTTTCGGGCTTCAAGAAGATCGCCGCGGTGTGCAATTCGAACCACCTGGTCTTCTCCGACGAGCCCATCGACCGGTCCGGCGGCGGCTGGAAGGATTATGCGTTCGTCGATCCGACCGAGACGCTCAACGTGGTCTACCCGCAAGGCGCGTTTCTGAAAGCCGCCGGCTCGACCGGCCGGGTCTGGATCTGCGTCGAGACGATCGTGCACGAGCTGTCGCACCGGGTCGTCCATACCGACGACTTCGCCTACGACAATTCGGGCCTCGGTCCGTCCAAGGATGCGGTGACGTTCAGCCACGCGATCCGCAACGCCGACTCGTGGGGCTATTTCTGCGTCGACCTGGCCGGCATGCTTGCCAAGACGGACCGCAATCGCGTGCTGACCAGGGGGCAGTTGCTCAAGGCGGCTTGA
- a CDS encoding helix-turn-helix transcriptional regulator: MSALSVEPLLDTATVAVRDFVCAGDCRHKSAEECAGATSLVFPYRGLFVRHLGRNDAVAEANQVLFFNQAEAYCISHPVEGGDASLSLTIDEALLAELTPTEHLRPGGAVAGDAVAFRRQRRRIDPRAQVLVALLRHSLRRKAIEPLEAETLTLTLVRRALGERTSHTAGASVGHQKLVDRAKLVLASDLARRWTLAEIAAEVGVSPVYLTQVFQQVEAVPLYRYQLRLRLARALDLLGEYDDLTTLGMDLGFSSHSHFSAAFRQAYGRTPAEFQRSAALR; the protein is encoded by the coding sequence ATGTCGGCACTCTCGGTCGAGCCCCTTCTCGATACCGCCACCGTGGCGGTCAGGGATTTCGTCTGTGCCGGCGACTGCCGGCACAAGAGTGCTGAGGAGTGCGCCGGAGCGACCTCCCTGGTGTTTCCCTATCGCGGCCTGTTCGTGCGGCATCTGGGCCGCAACGATGCGGTGGCCGAAGCCAACCAGGTGCTGTTCTTCAACCAGGCCGAAGCCTATTGCATCAGCCATCCGGTCGAGGGCGGCGACGCCAGCCTGTCGCTCACGATCGACGAGGCGCTGCTCGCGGAATTGACGCCGACGGAGCATCTGCGCCCGGGCGGCGCGGTGGCTGGCGATGCCGTAGCATTCCGCCGGCAGCGGCGCCGCATCGACCCGCGTGCCCAGGTGCTGGTGGCACTGCTCCGGCATAGCCTGCGGCGGAAAGCGATCGAGCCGCTCGAAGCGGAAACGCTCACGCTGACCCTGGTGCGGCGGGCGCTCGGCGAGCGGACGTCCCATACGGCCGGGGCGAGCGTCGGCCACCAGAAGCTCGTCGACCGCGCGAAGCTGGTCCTGGCGTCCGACCTGGCACGGCGCTGGACCTTGGCCGAGATCGCCGCAGAAGTCGGTGTCTCGCCCGTCTATCTGACGCAGGTGTTCCAGCAGGTCGAGGCAGTGCCGCTCTATCGCTATCAGCTGCGGCTGAGGCTCGCGCGGGCGCTCGATCTCCTGGGTGAATACGACGATCTCACCACGCTCGGCATGGACTTGGGCTTTTCGAGCCACAGCCATTTCAGCGCCGCCTTCCGCCAGGCCTATGGCCGCACCCCGGCCGAATTCCAGCGCTCGGCGGCACTTCGCTGA